The DNA sequence GCGGAAGTTTCAGCAGGACCTCGCGCGAAAAGGCTCGATAGCCCGTATGGTATTCGCTTAGTTTCTGCCGCATCAGTAGGTTTTGCGTCGCGGTCAGAAATCGGTTGAACACATACTTGTATCTGGGCATGCCCCCCTTCAGGGCGCCGCGGCCCAGGATGCGCGAGGCCAAGACCACGTCGTAAATTCCGCCGGCGATCATCCCCGCCATCGCGGGGATCAGCTTCGGCGTGTACTGGTAATCGGGATGCATCATAATGACGATGTCGGCCCCGCGGGCCAGGGCCTCTTGATAGCAAGTCTTTTGGTTGCCGCCGTAGCCCCGGTTTTTGGGGTGCACCACGTGGTGCAGGCCCAGCTCGCGGGCCACCTCGACCGTGCGGTCGCGGCTCGCGTCGTCGACCAAGATCACGTCGTCGACGATCTCCTTGGGGATCTCTTCGTAGGTGCGGCGCAGCGTGAACTCGGCGTTGTAGGCCGGCATCACCACGGCGATTTTTTTGTCGAGTATCATGGAAAAGCTAGATAAGCCGATCCCGGTTTTTTGGCAAGGCTCAGGGTAAAAACGTCCCCCACACCTCCGGAAAGGCCTTGTAGAAAAAAATCCCCGAGGCCGTCCCCAGGCAAAGCGCCCAGACGCGATAATAGGCGGTGGGCCGTACCGCCAGGCTCAGCGCATAGGCGATATTCAGGCAAAACACCGGCACCATCGGCAGCGCGTAGCTCAAGATCGTCTGTTCCTTGAAGATCGCCCAAAACAGGAGCTGCGCCGGCACCGCCGCCGCCAGGAAGACGTCGACGGGGTCTTTCCGCAGCGCCGCGCGGATCGCGAGCCCCAGGCCGGAGAAGGCGCCGAGCCCGAACAGGACGGGATTTTGGACGC is a window from the Deltaproteobacteria bacterium PRO3 genome containing:
- a CDS encoding glycosyltransferase family 2 protein, encoding MILDKKIAVVMPAYNAEFTLRRTYEEIPKEIVDDVILVDDASRDRTVEVARELGLHHVVHPKNRGYGGNQKTCYQEALARGADIVIMMHPDYQYTPKLIPAMAGMIAGGIYDVVLASRILGRGALKGGMPRYKYVFNRFLTATQNLLMRQKLSEYHTGYRAFSREVLLKLPLLANSDDFIFDNQMLAQAAYFDFRIGEISCPTHYSEDSSSINFRRSVVYGLGVLGVSVQYALNRWGALRSKIFHHRSANLNPSRSEALSPHDARLS